One genomic segment of Halomarina pelagica includes these proteins:
- a CDS encoding DUF7544 domain-containing protein produces the protein MALYALEDLDDAFDATRAFLWPIDRSRWIRLALVVFFVGGPIGNLNLFQYNVPADRGPSPGGLPTPPEIGPRLWLVLGTIVAAALVLGLLFLLVGSIMEFVLVESLRREEVAVRRYWGRRWRQGVRLFGFRLVIGLLVFGGVAVLAALFLLPAVVEVGPGTGAPGDVPVIAFLLLLPVVAVLAIVIGLIDGFTTMFVVPIMILEGRGVLDGWRRLWPTITARPWQYLAYAVAGFVLTIVGGLLVAIAVGVAALVLLIPFGLLGAIGFFLSTAVPPVGLGVLAVVALSFGLSVLAITALVQVPVVTYLRYYALLVLGDVDDDLDLISDRRAAVRADEV, from the coding sequence ATGGCGCTCTACGCGCTCGAGGATCTCGACGACGCATTCGACGCGACGAGAGCGTTCCTCTGGCCGATCGACCGCTCGCGCTGGATCAGGCTCGCGCTCGTCGTGTTCTTCGTCGGTGGACCGATAGGGAACCTGAACCTCTTCCAGTACAACGTACCGGCCGATCGGGGTCCGTCGCCGGGCGGGCTCCCGACGCCACCGGAGATCGGTCCCCGCCTCTGGCTCGTCCTCGGGACGATCGTCGCGGCCGCGCTCGTCCTCGGCCTCCTGTTTCTCCTCGTGGGCTCGATCATGGAGTTCGTCCTCGTCGAATCGCTCCGTCGCGAAGAGGTCGCGGTCCGCCGGTACTGGGGTCGACGCTGGCGTCAGGGCGTTCGGCTGTTCGGGTTTCGGCTCGTCATCGGGCTCCTCGTCTTCGGCGGCGTCGCGGTTCTCGCCGCGCTCTTTCTCCTCCCGGCCGTCGTCGAGGTCGGTCCCGGGACGGGCGCACCCGGAGACGTTCCGGTGATCGCCTTCCTCCTGCTCCTCCCCGTCGTCGCCGTCCTCGCGATCGTGATCGGTCTGATCGACGGGTTTACCACGATGTTCGTCGTTCCGATCATGATCCTCGAAGGCCGCGGCGTGCTCGACGGCTGGCGACGGCTCTGGCCGACGATCACCGCCCGTCCGTGGCAGTATCTCGCGTACGCCGTCGCCGGCTTCGTCCTCACGATCGTGGGCGGGCTCCTCGTCGCGATCGCGGTCGGCGTCGCCGCGCTCGTCCTCCTGATCCCGTTCGGGCTCCTCGGGGCGATCGGCTTCTTCCTGTCGACGGCGGTCCCACCGGTCGGTCTCGGCGTCCTCGCCGTCGTCGCACTGTCGTTCGGTCTCTCAGTGCTCGCCATCACCGCACTCGTTCAGGTGCCCGTGGTGACGTACCTCCGCTACTACGCGCTGCTCGTACTCGGCGACGTCGACGACGACCTCGATCTGATCTCCGATCGCCGCGCCGCGGTGCGCGCCGACGAGGTCTAG
- a CDS encoding flavodoxin domain-containing protein: MVSFLVLYGTGEGQTAKVAGRIVDVLAARGHDAAAVDAGERPPDLSVDDFDAVLVGASIHRGKHQSAVREFVTSNRDALAAKPTAFFQVSLSSADERGEEQAAGYVEAFVEDTGWHPDRIGLFGGALRYSQYGFLKRLVMKQIAKRALPDADTSHDAEFTDWDEVEAFAADVAAFVEGRLGVAPPASRDSEENE, translated from the coding sequence ATGGTGTCATTCCTCGTACTCTACGGGACCGGTGAGGGACAGACCGCGAAGGTCGCGGGTCGCATCGTCGACGTGCTCGCGGCGCGCGGGCACGACGCCGCGGCGGTGGACGCCGGCGAGAGACCGCCGGACCTCTCCGTCGACGACTTCGACGCGGTCCTCGTCGGCGCGTCGATCCACCGCGGCAAGCATCAGTCGGCGGTTCGCGAGTTCGTCACGTCGAACCGCGACGCGCTGGCGGCGAAGCCGACGGCCTTCTTCCAGGTGTCGCTGTCGTCCGCGGACGAGCGGGGCGAAGAACAGGCGGCGGGCTACGTCGAGGCGTTCGTCGAGGACACCGGCTGGCACCCCGACCGGATCGGCCTCTTCGGCGGCGCGCTGCGCTACTCGCAGTACGGCTTCCTCAAGCGGTTGGTGATGAAGCAGATCGCCAAGCGGGCGCTGCCCGACGCGGACACGTCCCACGACGCCGAGTTCACCGACTGGGACGAGGTCGAGGCGTTCGCCGCGGACGTCGCCGCGTTCGTCGAGGGGCGACTCGGCGTCGCGCCGCCCGCCTCCCGTGATTCGGAAGAGAACGAGTGA
- a CDS encoding DMT family transporter, translating into MTESVGSEADTRPGHGSGSARQSVALFVVASLTFGTAFVGIKAGLADVPPLLFAGFRYDIGAAVLLAYVARRRDYWLPRTRGDLTAVVVAGVFLSGLNAALLFVGQQYVTSGTAAVVFSLVPVLAPLFALALLPGTRFDPVGMVGIVLGLFGVAIIVGLSSLSAGDERTVVGITLIGGAATAAALGSVLLRRVDRAIPGLSMTAWALVVAAGLVHTLSLLAGDSPTDVTPTLQAVAAILWVGLPATALAFPAYYGLIDRAGPVRANLISYTVPLVATLAGGAILGETVPPRTALGFAVIVAGFALIERDTIRDELRQLRNRSRASQRDEDHLCEHAPRG; encoded by the coding sequence GTGACGGAGTCCGTCGGTAGCGAGGCGGACACGCGACCGGGACACGGCTCCGGCTCCGCGAGACAGTCGGTCGCCCTGTTCGTCGTCGCCTCGTTGACGTTCGGCACCGCCTTCGTCGGCATCAAAGCCGGCCTGGCCGACGTTCCGCCGCTGCTGTTTGCGGGCTTTCGGTACGACATCGGCGCGGCGGTGCTGTTGGCGTACGTCGCCCGGCGGAGGGACTACTGGCTCCCTCGTACTCGCGGTGACCTGACGGCGGTCGTGGTCGCCGGGGTGTTCCTCTCGGGACTGAACGCCGCGCTACTGTTCGTCGGCCAGCAGTACGTCACCAGCGGCACCGCCGCGGTCGTGTTCAGTCTCGTTCCCGTCCTCGCGCCGCTGTTCGCACTGGCACTGCTGCCCGGGACGCGATTCGATCCCGTCGGGATGGTCGGGATCGTGCTCGGCCTGTTCGGCGTGGCGATCATCGTCGGATTGAGTTCGCTCTCGGCGGGCGACGAGCGAACCGTCGTCGGGATCACGCTGATCGGCGGTGCCGCGACCGCGGCGGCGCTCGGGAGCGTCCTGCTGCGCCGGGTCGATCGCGCGATTCCGGGGCTGAGCATGACGGCCTGGGCGCTGGTGGTGGCCGCCGGACTCGTCCACACGCTCAGTCTCCTGGCCGGCGACTCCCCGACCGACGTGACCCCTACGCTCCAGGCAGTCGCGGCGATTCTCTGGGTAGGGCTACCCGCGACGGCGCTCGCCTTCCCCGCGTACTACGGCCTCATCGACCGGGCCGGGCCCGTTCGGGCGAACCTGATCAGCTACACCGTGCCGCTCGTGGCGACCCTCGCCGGTGGCGCGATCCTCGGGGAGACGGTCCCACCCCGGACCGCACTCGGCTTCGCGGTCATCGTCGCCGGTTTCGCCCTGATCGAGCGTGACACCATCCGAGACGAACTGCGGCAGCTTCGAAACCGGTCGAGAGCGTCACAACGGGACGAGGACCACCTCTGTGAACACGCACCGCGGGGGTGA
- a CDS encoding lamin tail domain-containing protein: protein MDEPNEIHHSDLVIDEIREKPSGRDERHLEGEYITFKNDGTTRLDVSDWSVEDEAGNAFRFPEGSELEPGERVTLHSGSGRDTGSDLYWGSDRPVWRNAGDTVLVRDADGVVRIRESYNE from the coding sequence ATGGACGAGCCGAACGAGATCCACCACAGCGACCTCGTCATCGACGAGATCCGGGAGAAACCCTCCGGTCGAGACGAACGTCATCTCGAGGGGGAGTACATCACGTTCAAGAACGACGGGACGACCCGACTCGACGTCTCGGACTGGTCGGTCGAGGACGAGGCGGGGAACGCGTTCCGCTTCCCGGAAGGCAGCGAGTTAGAGCCCGGCGAACGGGTCACGCTCCACAGCGGGAGCGGGCGGGACACCGGATCGGATCTCTACTGGGGATCGGATCGACCGGTGTGGCGAAACGCCGGCGACACCGTCCTCGTCCGGGACGCTGACGGCGTGGTTCGAATCCGGGAGTCGTACAACGAATAG